DNA from Parvularcula marina:
ATCGTGCGCAGGTTTGAAAAGCCCGCATGCATTTCTGCAGTGATCGTTCTTGCATGAGCCCGCGCCACGCGGTCTTCCGGCCAGAGCGCATTTTCGGGATGTTGTTCCGCGAGGTATTCAGCAATGGCGAGACTGTCCCAGATGGTAAGGTCGCCATCCTTCAGCACAGGGACCAGCCCAGCCGGTGAATGCGCAAGGATCTGCTCGCGTGTATCCTTTTGCCGGAACCTGACATTTGCTTCCGTAAACGGAATATCGAATGCCTTCATCAGAAGCCATGGCCGGAGCGACCAGGAGGACAGCGCCTTGTTGCCGATAACGAGCGTGTAACTCATTCTACCTCTCCCTTGAGAAAAGCTGCGATCCATTTGCCCATCAGGGCACGATCGGTGTGATGGCTGAAGCCTGCCCGTGCAAGCGCAACCCGCTCGGCCGGGATGATATTTTCTCTTATCGCCAGCAGTGCTTCTGCAAACTCATGATCAAACTCAGGATGCATCTGAAAAGACAGCATGCGTCCTTGCCTATATCGGATGACCCCGTTCGGACAGAAGGCGGAGCCGCCGATCCGCTCGGCCTCTTCCGGGAGGGAGACGACCTGATCCTGATGCGAGACGACGCATGCGATGCGCGCAGGATCACCGGGCGCACGCGCCGCGTCGGTCAGCTCATATGTGTGCACGCCTACCCCCCAGCCAAACGCCGATTTCTCAACCCGCCCGCCCATGGCATGCGCCATCAACTGGTGACCAAAGCAGATCCCGATGACAGGCTTACCCGAAGACGCCCAGTCGCGGACGGCATCTGCGAGCGGCGCGATCCAGGGTAGATCCTCATAAACTCCCGCTGGTGAGCCCGTGATCAGAAGGGCATCCCCCTCATCCGGGGCCGGCGCCTGATCTCCGCTGAAAACACGAGCCACGCTGGCGTCGACATCGAGACCCGCCTTGGACAGCATCGCCACCATCATGTCGGGATAGTGGTTATGCGTCGCGGGCAGGTCCATTGGCGGAATGCCGGTTTCGGCAATGACGAGCTTCATGATAGGTATTTCTCCCGGCGGCGTAGAACGCCGTCCCTGCCGCAAACTGAGGAGCCCGTCGATGGCTGAACACATTCTGGAAACGCTGGAAAGCGGTGTCCTTCATCTGCGCTTCAACAGGGAAGATAAAAAGAACGCCATCACGAATGAGATGTATGCGGCGCTTGCTTCAGGCTTCGCGCGGGCCGCCGAGGATGACGACGTCCGCGCGGTCATGCTGGAGGGCGGAGACGAGATCTTCACGGCCGGCAATGACCTCTCCGCCTTCGCAGGCGCACCGAACCTGACAGGCGATGAGAAGCCGCCCGTCTGGCAGTTCATCGAGAATGTCGCTAACTGCCCTGTCCCGGTCGTCGCTGCCGTCAGCGGGCTTGCCATCGGCATTGGCTCGACGATCCTGCTTCATTGCGATCTGGTCTATGCGGATGATTCCGCCGTCTTCCACATGCCCTTCACGGATCTCGCGACCGTACCGGAAGCAGGTGCAAGCTATATCCTGCCGCGCCGGTTCGGACGGCAGATCGCCGGTGAATTCCTGCTTCTGTCGGAGAAAGTCAGTGCCCGGCGGGCCTATGACATGGGGCTCGTCAACGAAGTCATCCAGGGCGATGTGCGCCTGCACGCGAAACTTGTCGCGGAGCGGCTGGCCGAGAAGCCGCCGAAAGCGCTGCAAAAAGCCAAGGCGCTCATGTTCGGCAAACAGAAGGCCCTGCACGAGCATATCCCGGTTGAGATGGAGGCCTTCGCCAAATGTCTTCAGTCGGAGGAAATGCAGGCCGTCATCATGAAGATGATGATGAAGAAATGACGGCCTGCTAATTTGCGATCTATTTGATTTCGAAAGTCACGCTAACACTGGCGGAAAGAGAACTCTCGCCAGCCTCAATCGGCGTTGCAGAATCAGCCGCTTCCATCCGGGCCATGGCAACAGGCCGCGGCCGTGAATAGCCCGACACAGACAGGGTCATCACCCGGCCGAGTGTGACGCCAGCTTCGTCCGCGACGATCTCTGCTGTTTTGCGGGCTTCACGAACGGCGGCGCGTTTGGCTTCTTCTTCCAGCTCTGTCTGGTCCTGGAAACCGAATTGCAGGCCACCCAGATTATTGGCCCCTGCCGAAACGGCGGCATCGATCGTCGCGCCGACCTTGTCGATATCCCGCAGGCGGACAGACAGTGAATTGTTCACAGAATAGCCGACGATCTTGCGCTCATCGGACGTGCTCGAATTCCGGTTATAGGGCGCATAGACGGGATTAAGGGAAAAGTTCGAGGTCTGCATATCCCGGGCCGCAATGCCCAGTTCCCGCAGCCTGTTGCGCACAGCCGTCATTGCCTCGGCATTGGCTTCCATCGCCTCACCAGCCGTCTTGCCCTCGGCGACCACGCCGAACTGCATCATCGCTAGGTCAGGGGTTCCATATGCCTGGCCTTCACCGCTGACGGACAGCGTGCGGGGGGCTTCGGCGGATTGATCCTGAGCATCGGCGTCAGAACAGGCCATCACCATCACCGGCAACAGCAGGAAAGCAAGCATACGCATAAAGTGGTTCTCCCATGGTCATGCCCTGCTCCTATCATGCAGCCTTGTGACGGCAATTGGGCAGGATCATATCTTTTGGTCCATGTCGGCGGCGGCATTCCCGCAGCAGGCACCGACAGGTTTCGCCGGCACCCCGGCAACCGTGCAGTAAGGTTTGACGCTTTCAAGGACGACCGAGCCTGCCGCGATCTTCGCGCCGTCACCGATCTGGATGTTCCCTAGCACCTTGGCCCCGGCAGAGATCAGAACGCCATTGCCGACTTTCGGGTGACGGTCATCGAGATCCTTGCCCGTCCCGCCGAGCGTGACATCATGCAGCATACTGACATTATCGCCGACCCGCGCTGTCTCGCCGATCACGATGCCATGCGCATGGTCGAGAAACAGCCCCTGCCCCAGATGGGCGGCGGGGTGGATATCAATCGTCCACAGCTCCGACATGCGCGACTGGAGATAAAGCGCGAGCGAATTGCGCCCCTCCAGCCACAGCGTGTTCGCGATGCGCTGCGACTGGATGGCATGAAAGCCTTTGAAATAAAGGAAGGGCTGGACGTAATCCCGGCAGGCCGGATCGCGCTCGAAATAGGCATTGATGTCGGCAACGGCGGCATCGACCAGCTCGTCATGCTCTTCATAGGCATTGGTCGCGACTTCCCGCCACTGCATCGCGCTCATCTGAGCGTCAGCCAGCTTCTCGGCAAGCCGATAGCTGAGCGCAGCGGAGAAGCTGCCATGGTGCAGGATCGTTGCGTTCAGGAAGGACGCGAGCACGGGCTCGGACGCCGCAGCCGTTGCCGCCTCCAGCCGCATTCGCGACCAGATCGAGTCAATCGCCACGGGGAAAATCACCGGCGCTTCGCTTTTGGTCTGAGCTGACATCAGAGCCCTCTCCATATCATGTCGAAACGCCGGGAAGGCCCTTCAGTGCTGACAAGATGAGGTCTCTTGGCCGCTCGGGCAAGAGGGCCAATTGTGCTTTAAGAACAGCTCGTTCGACCATCAGTATTGTTAAGGCGTCGGTGACCTCTCCGGCCAGGATTTCCGCGATCAGGACGCTGAGCGGAATACGGCGCTGTTCAAGGATTTCGTCCGCATCTGGGGCAGCCTTTCCCGCCTCAAGCCCCCAGGCAAGATAGTAATAGGCATATTCATCGGTCACGGAATTGGAGAGCTGCGCTTCACCCAGTGGCAGAATATGCTCGGCTGTCAGCCCCGTTTCTTCGCGGAGCTCGCGCAGCGCAGCCGCCTCAGGCGCCTCTCCTTTCGGGCAGCCGCCTTCGGGCAGCTCCCATGAATAGGCATCGAACGCGAAGCGGTGCTGGCCGACGAGCATGGTCGTGCCGTCCTCAAAAAGCGGCAGAACGCCCGTCGCCAGATTGGCAAAACGGACGATCCCGTAAATGCCGTCACTACCGTCCGGCCGCGTCACCTCATTGTGCTCAACCCGGATCCACGGATTTTCGTAGCCCGTGGTAAAGTCATTGATCTGCCATGGACCGTTTTGACGGCTCATTCGGCATTTTCCGGCGTGAGGCGAACTGGCAGCGGCATCTGGCAGAGGTCGATATAGCCCGGGCGGTAATAGAAAAACTCCGATGCCCGCGCAGACCGCGCTGTGATCAGCTGGCGGAAGGTTTCGGACGACGTGTCCATATATTCAAGGTCGATGCGATCTTCCGAGGGGATCTCGCTTTCAAGCCGGATGGATTTGATTTCCGTCCAGGTCGCTTCGTCAGCATTAACCCCGCCATCACCGAAATTTCCGCGCGGCAACGCCTGGATCGCATCCATGCCATAAATCACCCGGCCAAAGACGGTGAGGTTCCGGTCAAGATATCGTTGCGGCTGGATCGTGATGTAGAATTCCGTTGAGGCCGTATCGCGTCCGACATCCCGCCCGAACGCGAATGCCCCCGTGCAATGCGCGAGCCAGACCGTTTCGGTTTCAGCGTCACGCCCTGCTGGCATGCCGTCCGTATACCCGGCTTCCGCCGCATAGCCATCGGCAAAGCCAAGCGGCGTGAAGGTAAACCCTTCCGGCGCTGTCTCTTCGAATTCCGCTGTCAGGCTATCCTTTGCGGACCCTTTATCCTTTTCACCGGAGGCGTCACCGCCCTGCGCAACAAAGCCATGCACAACCCGATAGAAATGAAGGCCATCATAGTAATGCTCTCGAGCAAGCGTCTTCACCTGCTCGACATGACCTTGCGCAAGATTTGAGGATAGCCGGACGACGGCTGTGCCTTTCTCCGTCTCGATATAGATGAGCTGATCAGGGTCCGGATCGAGCCAGATCTCCTCGGGCGCCGCCTCCATGATCTCGCCGACGGTAGGCCCGAGTTTCTCCGCCTCATCAGCAGCAAAAAGAGACAAAAGGGCAAGAATGCTCAGCATGGGGATCTAGCTCCGGCTTTCAAGTTGGGATTTGAGATAGGGATGAAGCGGCACGCCCTGGTCTTTCGCCATGGTCATGAGCTGCCAGTAGCCGCGGAAGATATCGGGGATGTGCAGCTCCTCGCCATTCCTGACGAAATAGACGCCGACCCGGCCATTATAGCCCGTGCCGCCGATTTCGGTCCAATACCAGAAATTGCTGGCCCCCAGCTTTCGCCAGCGCACGCCGTCATCATTATATTTGATCTGTAAGCAGACATAGCGATGGAAGGCTGAAATCAGGACGAAGGCAAGGAACAAGCACCCCGCGACACCGAGCGGCAGTAGGACCCAATTCCGAACACTCAAGATGACCCAGCCCGCACCCGCAATCGCAACGCCGCCAGCGACGAGCCCAAAGAGACCCAACATGCGCAAAAGGATCGACGGCTTAACCGGGACAAACCCATCCACACCGGCTTGCGTCTGTCGGCTCAGCCCCGGCACGAAAAACCAGAAGACCGGTATACTGATCAATGCGACCAGTAGAAACGCAATCGTGCGAAATTCTTTCTCCCCCAGAGATTCCAGCACGCCGCTATCCCCTGCCCCTATATGGCTGCACCCCGGTTTCGGGGACATAGAGACCGTCAGGCGGATCGCCGGTCTGATAAAAAACGTCAATCGGAATACCGCCCCTCGGATACCAATAGCCCGAGATCCGCAGCCAGCGGGGCTTCACCGCCGCAATGATGCGCTTGGCGATATCGATGGTGCAGTCTTCATGAAAGGCGCCATGGTTCCGGTACGAACCAAGCAAAAGCTTGAACGACTTTGATTCAACGAGATGCGCATCCGGACAGTAATCGATCACGAGATGCGCAAAATCGGGCTGTCCGGTCACCGGGCAGATCGAGGTGAATTCCGGCGCCACGAAACGGGCGAGATAATTCACATCCGGATGCGGGTTCGGCACGGGATCGAGCTTCGCCTCTTCTGGCGAAGATGGCAGCGCCGCGTCACGGCCAAGAAGGGTGGTTTCAGGGGAATTGGTCATATGAGATACGTCTCGCCTATCCCGGGCCCGCCCGCAAGCTGGCTAGTCGTCGTTCGTCCCGTCCAAAGGCAAAGGATATTCTTCGTAGTTCTCGGGGTCCTGACGCTTGAACATCTTGCTCGCCAGAAAGGCAAAAAGGATCAGGACGGCAACGCCCGCCAGAACAAAGAGCAGCACTGTGGAGGGATCACCGCTTTCGGTACTGGTAGCTGCTGACGCAGCCAGAAGATTAAACAGCATTGAGGCTCTCCTCCTTAGAAAGGCGACCTCAAGCTATACCAGCCGAGCCTTAAAGCCCAGACGATGCTACCGCTTACGAGGGAGAGGGACTGGAATGATCGGTTCGTCCGAAAGCTTCCGGCGCGGCCGGAGCATTTTCGAGGCGACATATGCGGAAAGGATCAACGCCCCGACAAAGGCGAAGATGAAGACCACCGCGCTATCTTCAGACACGGCCTCGTATTGCGCATGGGCGGTCCCCAATTGCGCAGCCAGGACAGCGAATATCATCGCCATCCGCTCTATGCGGGTATCTCGTTTCATCATTCATCTACCGACGTACATATGGGGATGCATATGCCCATCAGCAAGTATGAATGTTGCGCCGCAGCATGAATTTCAGGTGATGAAAAACGCTCCTCATCAGCCCCGAGCGGCGCACCGACTTGAATGCAGTCGCTATGCTCGTGCCGCTCTCGGCAAGCAGGCAGGGCCAGCGGGCTCGAACTGCTTATAGGTCAGAATGAACTCCTGATGCCCCAACTCTTCGGAGGCTGTACGCTTACCGCCCGCAACCGACTTTACGAGCTCGAAAATTTCCGCGCCGACCTCGTCCAGAGTCGTGCGACCTTCAAGGATCGCGCCCGCATCGACATCCATGTCACCGGAAAGTTTTCTGTACGTATCCGGATTAGCGCAGATCTTGATGACCGGCGAAATGGCGGAGCCGACAATCGACCCCCGCCCGGTCGTAAAGAGGGTGACATGCGCCCCGCACGCCATCAGCTCCACAATCTCCGCATTGTCAGAAATATTCGGGAAGCCGAATCTCGGCTCGCCATCGGGCACGACATCCAGAAGGTACAAACCGCCGGACGGCGGATGATCGCCCGGTTTCAAGAGGCCACTAATCGGAGAAGAGCCGGACTTGGCATAAGCGCCCATCGACTTCTCCTCGATGGTCGTTAATCCGCCCTCGGCATTTCCGGGCGCAAAACTACCGAAACCGAGAATACTGTAATAGCGCTCCGCTTTATCGACCGCAGCGACGATCTCCTGACCGAGCTCAGGCGTGACCGCTCTATCCGCCATGATGACCTCGCACCCGATCAGCTCCCCGGTTTCCTCAAAGAGACAGGCGGCCCCTTGCTCAACAAGCCGATCAAAAGCCCGGCCGACCGCCGGGTTGGCGGTAATGCCGCTGGTGCCGTCAGAACCGCCGCAGATGGTGGCAACGACAAGTTCACTGATATCCATCGGCACCGTGTCGATGGCCGATGCTTCACGCAAATGACGGACAGCCTCGACGCCGGTTTCTATCGACGAACGCGTACCACCTGCCTCCTGAATCACAAGCATATCAACCGGCCGGCCCGATTCTTCGATGTATCGTTTCAACGCCGATCGATGGAAACTCTCACACCCAAGAGATACGAGAAGCACGCTTCCGACATTCGGGTGGGTACAGAGGGACTGCATCATGTTGAAGGCGTATTTGTTCGGAAAACAGCCCGGGAACCCTATCAGATGAACATCCGTGTCATTCGCATTCGTCACAATCGCCCGCGCGACGTGATGGGCGCATTCGACCAGATAAGCGACGAGCGTGACATTGCGGATGCCTTTGCGACCGTCCTGACGAGGATACCCTCTCATACATGCCCCTCATCAATTGTATCGCGGTCATGGGTTTTGATATAATCAGACTGAAGATTATGTGAATGTACGATTTCACCAGTGGTGACTTTATCGGTCAGCGACCCTATTGGCGCGCCATGTTTGAGAATCCGCGTACCGGAACTCAAATCCTTTCTGGCAAGCTTATATCCCGTCGACACCATCTTCGTCATGACTATCGCTCGCCCACCCACTTCGATTACATCACCCTCGAGAATTTCACGCTTCACAATCACTACATTATCATCCGGGTGAAGCAGGATAATTTTGTCAGCCAACGGTTGATTATTTAAAGCCATCATACTTTTCCGTCAAAAATTGCGTCTCCACGAGAAGGTCCACTTCCCTCTGCGGATAGCAACACGGCCCATAAAAATGTGGGCTCCATACCTTCTAGCAACCTAACCATTGAATTTTAAACTGAAATTTTCAACCAAAGACTTTGCAGTGAAGATGACCTATCAAGGATAGAAAACTTATTGATGGGAGGAAATAGAATGTGGAAGACCATAACGGCCCTCACAGCCATCACGATACTGACGGCTTGTGGTGGTTCCAAAGACGCATCAAGTTCTCCCGAAGCTGAAGAGCCTCAAAACGCGCAATATACTGTTTCTAAGCTTGGCATTACGGTGACGCCTTCTGCATCAGACGCGGGCATGGTACGGCTGGAAGCCATTTCTGATACGATCTTTCGTGTCACAGCTGCCGCGCCGGGCGATGATTTCCATCGCGCCAAAAGCCTCATGATAGATGGCGATGCCGGATCGGTCCCATTCGAGACTGAGATCGTTGATGGAGCGGTTCGGCTTTCAACCCAAGAACTCACCGCAGCTGTTAGACTTGAAGATGGGAAGGTCACTTTCTTGACGGCTGATGGGGAGGAGCTTCTCGCCGAGAACCCGTCGCGAAATTTTACGCCGACCATCATAGAAGGTAAGGATTTCTTCCGTATCCACCAGACATTCGCATCCGATCCGGATGAAGGGTTTTACGGACTAGGCCAGCACCAGAATGGCCAGATGAATTTCAATGGCGAGGATGTTGAACTTGCCCAGCACAATATCTCTATCGCCATGCCTTTCCTTGTTTCGACGGGCGACTACGGCATTTTGTGGGATAATAATTCGATCACCAGATTCGGTGAT
Protein-coding regions in this window:
- a CDS encoding glutathione S-transferase family protein encodes the protein MSYTLVIGNKALSSWSLRPWLLMKAFDIPFTEANVRFRQKDTREQILAHSPAGLVPVLKDGDLTIWDSLAIAEYLAEQHPENALWPEDRVARAHARTITAEMHAGFSNLRTIWPMDAITKDAGVLVPQAVQNDLNRIFDLWDETIDKFGGEGPYLFGEFTIADAFYAPVMYRIRPFGPLNMPQSSETYYKAMLDHPAMKEWEEGAEAEYEAGWYS
- a CDS encoding type 1 glutamine amidotransferase, with protein sequence MKLVIAETGIPPMDLPATHNHYPDMMVAMLSKAGLDVDASVARVFSGDQAPAPDEGDALLITGSPAGVYEDLPWIAPLADAVRDWASSGKPVIGICFGHQLMAHAMGGRVEKSAFGWGVGVHTYELTDAARAPGDPARIACVVSHQDQVVSLPEEAERIGGSAFCPNGVIRYRQGRMLSFQMHPEFDHEFAEALLAIRENIIPAERVALARAGFSHHTDRALMGKWIAAFLKGEVE
- a CDS encoding enoyl-CoA hydratase-related protein; this encodes MAEHILETLESGVLHLRFNREDKKNAITNEMYAALASGFARAAEDDDVRAVMLEGGDEIFTAGNDLSAFAGAPNLTGDEKPPVWQFIENVANCPVPVVAAVSGLAIGIGSTILLHCDLVYADDSAVFHMPFTDLATVPEAGASYILPRRFGRQIAGEFLLLSEKVSARRAYDMGLVNEVIQGDVRLHAKLVAERLAEKPPKALQKAKALMFGKQKALHEHIPVEMEAFAKCLQSEEMQAVIMKMMMKK
- a CDS encoding SIMPL domain-containing protein; the protein is MRMLAFLLLPVMVMACSDADAQDQSAEAPRTLSVSGEGQAYGTPDLAMMQFGVVAEGKTAGEAMEANAEAMTAVRNRLRELGIAARDMQTSNFSLNPVYAPYNRNSSTSDERKIVGYSVNNSLSVRLRDIDKVGATIDAAVSAGANNLGGLQFGFQDQTELEEEAKRAAVREARKTAEIVADEAGVTLGRVMTLSVSGYSRPRPVAMARMEAADSATPIEAGESSLSASVSVTFEIK
- the cysE gene encoding serine O-acetyltransferase, translated to MSAQTKSEAPVIFPVAIDSIWSRMRLEAATAAASEPVLASFLNATILHHGSFSAALSYRLAEKLADAQMSAMQWREVATNAYEEHDELVDAAVADINAYFERDPACRDYVQPFLYFKGFHAIQSQRIANTLWLEGRNSLALYLQSRMSELWTIDIHPAAHLGQGLFLDHAHGIVIGETARVGDNVSMLHDVTLGGTGKDLDDRHPKVGNGVLISAGAKVLGNIQIGDGAKIAAGSVVLESVKPYCTVAGVPAKPVGACCGNAAADMDQKI
- a CDS encoding NUDIX domain-containing protein, with the translated sequence MSRQNGPWQINDFTTGYENPWIRVEHNEVTRPDGSDGIYGIVRFANLATGVLPLFEDGTTMLVGQHRFAFDAYSWELPEGGCPKGEAPEAAALRELREETGLTAEHILPLGEAQLSNSVTDEYAYYYLAWGLEAGKAAPDADEILEQRRIPLSVLIAEILAGEVTDALTILMVERAVLKAQLALLPERPRDLILSALKGLPGVST
- a CDS encoding peptidylprolyl isomerase, which translates into the protein MLSILALLSLFAADEAEKLGPTVGEIMEAAPEEIWLDPDPDQLIYIETEKGTAVVRLSSNLAQGHVEQVKTLAREHYYDGLHFYRVVHGFVAQGGDASGEKDKGSAKDSLTAEFEETAPEGFTFTPLGFADGYAAEAGYTDGMPAGRDAETETVWLAHCTGAFAFGRDVGRDTASTEFYITIQPQRYLDRNLTVFGRVIYGMDAIQALPRGNFGDGGVNADEATWTEIKSIRLESEIPSEDRIDLEYMDTSSETFRQLITARSARASEFFYYRPGYIDLCQMPLPVRLTPENAE
- the queF gene encoding preQ(1) synthase translates to MTNSPETTLLGRDAALPSSPEEAKLDPVPNPHPDVNYLARFVAPEFTSICPVTGQPDFAHLVIDYCPDAHLVESKSFKLLLGSYRNHGAFHEDCTIDIAKRIIAAVKPRWLRISGYWYPRGGIPIDVFYQTGDPPDGLYVPETGVQPYRGRG
- a CDS encoding UxaA family hydrolase, producing the protein MRGYPRQDGRKGIRNVTLVAYLVECAHHVARAIVTNANDTDVHLIGFPGCFPNKYAFNMMQSLCTHPNVGSVLLVSLGCESFHRSALKRYIEESGRPVDMLVIQEAGGTRSSIETGVEAVRHLREASAIDTVPMDISELVVATICGGSDGTSGITANPAVGRAFDRLVEQGAACLFEETGELIGCEVIMADRAVTPELGQEIVAAVDKAERYYSILGFGSFAPGNAEGGLTTIEEKSMGAYAKSGSSPISGLLKPGDHPPSGGLYLLDVVPDGEPRFGFPNISDNAEIVELMACGAHVTLFTTGRGSIVGSAISPVIKICANPDTYRKLSGDMDVDAGAILEGRTTLDEVGAEIFELVKSVAGGKRTASEELGHQEFILTYKQFEPAGPACLPRAARA
- a CDS encoding SAF domain-containing protein, which codes for MADKIILLHPDDNVVIVKREILEGDVIEVGGRAIVMTKMVSTGYKLARKDLSSGTRILKHGAPIGSLTDKVTTGEIVHSHNLQSDYIKTHDRDTIDEGHV